Genomic segment of Populus nigra chromosome 6, ddPopNigr1.1, whole genome shotgun sequence:
CGATTTGTTATTTCCATCGTTAATTGAAGATGTCCTCAGGAAGATCCCGGAAAGTGTTCGTTATGCCTTGAACCATAACAAGGTAGTCTCCATTAAGGGATTTTCTTTCAGAATATTCCTGGACGTTTGGACTTGTGCTCCAGATGATGAGTGGTATCAAAATCCACATGGACAAAAGCTCTCTCAACTCCAGGAAGTTGTTCTAGCTTCTCTTCAAGTGTCTCTCCAATATCATGCGCTTGATCAAGAGACATGTCCTGTGGCAAGACTATATGAACCTCCACAAAGTACTGACAACCAAATGTGTATGCTCTAACGGTTTCGATGTGCTTAATCTCCTTGTGATGGTTCCAGATTAGATACGTCAGCTTAGCTAAATACTCTGGTGGAGCTGTCCTCCCTATTAATGACCGAACATTATCCACCACTGTCTTTCCCCAATTGCTCATTGTATATAAAGCTATCTGCAGTTCAGTTTCAATATATCAGTTGTTCCTATACTATAATAAACTGAAAAGAGGGAGCATATACCAATATTACTGAATAATTCTGAATCGTTAGCTAACACCGTCAACTTACAAGGATGGCTCCAATAGGATCAATCCACCAGTAAAACTTGATAGCTAACACTGCTGACCCTAGACCGATTGAATTAGTAATGACATCAAAAAAGTGATCTTGAGCATATGTCCTGACAATTTCATTGTTGAATCTGCGGCAATATACCACGAGCACAAATTTTACCACTGTGACAGAGACCATAATGCCAATCatccatttttctttgttaggaTCTCTTTCTGGTTGAGCCTGCATAAAGTTAATTAAAGATGACTTTAAATGCTTTCTGATAATATAGCAGTTGTAGTGTAGATTAATGAATGTTGCATCTACCCTTGTAACAAGTTCTCTTCCTGACTCGAACAATATCTGTAATCCAAGAGTTGCCATTACTGATGCAAAAATAACTATtccctgaaaaaaaaagtacctTGGGTCAGTGAAAAAGCACAATATATACATAAGAAGGCTTAAACAATTGATAACCTTAATTACGCAGTTTTGATTGATACACTCTCATTGGACTTGGTTACTACTGTGtactgttaaaataattaagatcaaatacaaaaagaaGGTTAAAATTCTGAATCATCTGTATATTATAAGTGCTTAGTCTTAacttaaatacaaataaagtatatatagattaaactgaaagtactattctatccttaataaataagactatataaatattatttaacatataCCATACTTGTACCTTCTTCAATGACCTAAAGGTTTCATTAAAGCCACTCGAGGCAAAAGGCAGCAAATGAAGTATTGCATAATTTTGAGTGTTTCTGCTAAACGATGCACCAATGCTGGAGTGCTTTATGGACAATTGTTTCCAGGGACGTTGATCTAGCAACGAAGACTTAAAGTTGAGGTTTTGAGGATTCGAATGCTTGATTTCGAATCACCCACTTTCAAGGCACTGAAAAACAATGAACAAGAAGGGCATAGACAGCTTTTATTTCAAGATCAGCTTAGGGAATAAGGCCTACCACAGGTTGCATTCTTTGCTTGCCAATAGGATATCGatattgatttggttttttcataGCGTAAGCAGTGAACCACAGAATAAATCCTGCCAATAGATCCAAGAGGGAGTCCAAAGTTGAAGCTATCACTGCCAATGATCTGCTCTCAAAAGAAGCATACACTTTAGCCAAGAAAAGCACCAAGTTGGCTACATTTGATGCACATATTGCCACTCTCTCATTCCTTGCAAGTTGTTTCATTTCATCCTGaaccaaaaaaacaagttttaagcATAACAAAGATAACATGATAGAGAGAAATCTTCATGAGAGTCAATTgggaacaaattaaaatgattgaaaCAGAACCGAGTTACTATAAGATTATGGTCTCAAAATAGTTATGACTTGGGACAAATTGTGGTTCCGCTCCTACAAGCACTCGTATTTGATTTGAGGGATTGAAAAACatataggaaaaaaa
This window contains:
- the LOC133697778 gene encoding metal tolerance protein 9-like — translated: MVSKQSSPRADSLDHRTDLLSPAVAGETVNMMTMEPSWQLSIDKFRLPERRMDSHYGFGYFLKRPRRHKKISEYYRWQEKLLEGFNEVESFVELGISQGSLTEDEMKQLARNERVAICASNVANLVLFLAKVYASFESRSLAVIASTLDSLLDLLAGFILWFTAYAMKKPNQYRYPIGKQRMQPVGIVIFASVMATLGLQILFESGRELVTRAQPERDPNKEKWMIGIMVSVTVVKFVLVVYCRRFNNEIVRTYAQDHFFDVITNSIGLGSAVLAIKFYWWIDPIGAILIALYTMSNWGKTVVDNVRSLIGRTAPPEYLAKLTYLIWNHHKEIKHIETVRAYTFGCQYFVEVHIVLPQDMSLDQAHDIGETLEEKLEQLPGVERAFVHVDFDTTHHLEHKSKRPGIF